One genomic region from Kineosporia corallincola encodes:
- a CDS encoding tyrosine-type recombinase/integrase produces MARTKYRDLDGVVRKVKRSGKSATAAERALKEALRDRETPAQGSEVTPSTKVSKVADLWLAEVLRAVDDGVRSPGTYDTYKSVYRNHVQPALGSLTVREVTIPVADRALNTIKKKSTGRARTAKIVISGIMKYAARHGAVTFNPVREVARIDSRPKRRPRALTAAERQQWLNALESSERARTWDLPDLTRMMLATGCRIGECLAIGWSQVDLEDETVDIAWRLVRKTGTGLLRLPSTKTGEQGERLIPLPAWAVAMLKERRERIGADVEPIFPDSLGGWRDPSNVRRVWREVRDDAQMTGLVSHTLRKTVASFLDDADVSTRKISDQLGHSKVSMTQDRYLGRRLTDRQTADVLGSMFGDPERHSECHEQEPESGGSREKGP; encoded by the coding sequence GTGGCCCGGACGAAATATCGGGACCTGGACGGGGTGGTACGGAAGGTCAAGCGGTCGGGCAAGAGCGCGACGGCGGCTGAGCGGGCTTTGAAAGAAGCACTGCGTGACCGCGAGACTCCGGCACAGGGATCGGAGGTCACCCCCTCCACGAAGGTGTCCAAGGTGGCCGATCTGTGGCTGGCCGAAGTGCTGCGGGCGGTCGATGACGGAGTCCGGAGTCCGGGGACGTACGACACGTACAAATCCGTGTACCGCAACCATGTTCAGCCGGCGCTGGGATCGCTGACGGTTCGTGAGGTGACCATCCCGGTGGCGGACCGGGCACTGAACACGATCAAGAAGAAGTCGACCGGCCGGGCGCGAACCGCGAAGATCGTCATCTCAGGGATCATGAAGTACGCGGCCCGGCACGGTGCGGTGACGTTCAACCCGGTCCGTGAGGTGGCCCGGATCGACAGCAGGCCGAAGCGGCGTCCTCGGGCCCTGACGGCGGCGGAGCGTCAGCAGTGGCTGAATGCTCTGGAGTCGAGCGAACGGGCGCGCACGTGGGACCTGCCGGACCTGACCCGGATGATGCTCGCGACCGGGTGCCGGATCGGTGAGTGCCTGGCTATCGGCTGGTCCCAGGTCGACCTGGAGGACGAGACAGTCGACATCGCCTGGCGGCTGGTCCGGAAGACGGGAACCGGCCTGCTGCGGCTGCCCTCGACCAAGACCGGTGAGCAGGGAGAGCGCCTGATCCCGTTGCCGGCCTGGGCCGTGGCAATGCTGAAGGAGCGCCGGGAGCGGATCGGGGCGGATGTCGAGCCGATCTTCCCTGACTCGCTCGGTGGCTGGCGGGACCCGTCCAACGTCCGCCGGGTCTGGCGTGAGGTGCGGGACGACGCGCAGATGACCGGGCTCGTGAGCCACACGCTGCGCAAGACGGTGGCGAGCTTCCTCGACGACGCCGACGTGTCCACCCGCAAGATCAGTGACCAGCTGGGGCACTCCAAGGTGAGCATGACCCAGGATCGCTACCTCGGCCGGCGGTTGACCGACCGGCAGACCGCCGACGTCCTCGGCTCCATGTTCGGTGACCCGGAACGTCACTCCGAGTGTCACGAACAGGAGCCGGAGAGCGGCGGCAGCCGGGAAAAGGGACCGTAA
- a CDS encoding helix-turn-helix domain-containing protein has translation MNDRLRRISPLWSVTDVSEYLQVPVQTLYSWRSTGGGPPARKVGKYLRYVPEDVVAWVDGLGTEVA, from the coding sequence GTGAACGACCGGCTTCGACGGATCTCTCCTCTCTGGAGCGTCACGGACGTCTCTGAATATCTCCAGGTCCCGGTGCAGACGCTGTACTCCTGGCGCTCGACCGGTGGCGGCCCTCCGGCCCGGAAAGTGGGCAAGTACCTGCGGTACGTGCCAGAAGACGTCGTGGCCTGGGTCGACGGGCTCGGGACGGAGGTGGCCTGA
- a CDS encoding replication initiator, with protein MTTDPMKPLGTSISNLTRNSRAERARMPVALHVAEDVAIAHGVCVRPITQRVTDTHTGEVTLVDVPCGATLESKCLPCAERARRLRVHQCRAGWHAETDPIPDEDPSNGAQQDLVAIRADVTSARDEFLHLGDRDAAEAATESLDAIDAELRDLGVRGSLDRETPSGTRRKRSTRRRQDAPDLPKRAMAKTTVGQTFTGNNGQVYRPSMFVTVTLPGYGRVDRRTGVPLDPGHYDYRRAARDAIHFPKLMDRLVQNLRRVAGYEVQYFATVEPQRRLAPHAHIAIRGTIPRTLVRQVIAATYHQVWWPTADTPVYVREDELPVWDEDADATDPAGTPAAEPAGYLDPTTAEVLPTWGEALDDLDADDDLEPQHVVRFGAQSDIQGLLAGSPDADRRVGYLAKYLTKAMGTAHGENTEAAVTAHIDRLVHALKFEPCSPTCPNWLRYGIQPKNARPGMVPGSCKGKAHRRENLGYGGRRVLVSRKWSGKTLTDHRHERRAFVLALLGVDPDDATRADKTSDRYVWEPVNPNELPPLSTRLLHAISQRQTWRSAYEAARNGGPPKPLHRNMFETTEGAA; from the coding sequence TTGACGACTGACCCGATGAAGCCCCTGGGCACCTCGATCTCGAACCTGACCCGCAACAGCCGCGCCGAACGCGCCCGCATGCCCGTCGCCCTGCACGTCGCCGAAGACGTCGCCATCGCCCACGGCGTGTGCGTGCGTCCCATCACGCAACGCGTCACCGACACCCACACCGGCGAAGTGACCCTGGTCGACGTCCCCTGCGGCGCCACCCTCGAATCCAAGTGCCTGCCCTGCGCCGAACGCGCCCGGCGCCTGCGCGTGCACCAGTGCCGCGCCGGATGGCACGCCGAGACGGACCCCATCCCCGACGAAGATCCCTCCAACGGCGCACAACAAGATCTCGTGGCTATCCGCGCCGACGTCACCAGTGCCCGCGACGAATTCCTCCACCTCGGCGACCGCGACGCCGCCGAAGCCGCCACCGAGAGCCTCGATGCCATCGACGCCGAACTCCGCGACCTCGGCGTGCGTGGATCCCTCGACCGCGAAACACCGTCCGGCACCCGCCGCAAGCGATCCACCCGCCGGCGTCAGGACGCACCCGACCTCCCCAAGCGCGCCATGGCGAAAACCACCGTGGGACAGACCTTCACCGGTAACAACGGGCAGGTCTACCGGCCCTCGATGTTCGTCACGGTCACGCTGCCCGGTTACGGACGCGTCGACCGCCGCACCGGCGTCCCGCTCGATCCGGGCCACTACGATTACCGCCGCGCCGCCCGGGACGCGATCCACTTCCCGAAACTAATGGATCGCCTGGTGCAGAACCTCCGCCGCGTCGCGGGCTACGAAGTCCAGTACTTCGCCACCGTCGAACCACAGCGCCGCCTGGCACCGCACGCCCACATCGCCATCCGGGGCACCATCCCTCGCACCCTGGTCCGTCAGGTCATCGCCGCGACCTACCACCAGGTGTGGTGGCCGACCGCCGACACCCCGGTCTACGTCCGGGAGGACGAGCTACCGGTCTGGGACGAAGACGCCGACGCCACCGACCCGGCCGGCACCCCGGCCGCCGAACCCGCCGGCTACCTCGACCCGACCACCGCCGAAGTGCTCCCGACCTGGGGCGAAGCCCTCGACGACCTCGACGCCGACGACGACCTCGAACCACAGCACGTGGTCCGCTTCGGCGCCCAGTCCGACATCCAGGGTCTGCTGGCCGGCTCCCCTGACGCCGACCGCCGGGTCGGTTACCTGGCGAAGTACCTCACCAAGGCGATGGGCACCGCCCACGGCGAGAACACCGAAGCCGCCGTGACCGCCCACATCGACCGCCTCGTCCACGCACTCAAGTTCGAACCCTGCTCCCCCACCTGTCCGAACTGGCTGCGCTACGGAATCCAGCCCAAGAACGCCCGTCCCGGAATGGTTCCCGGATCCTGTAAAGGCAAGGCACACCGCCGCGAGAACCTCGGCTACGGCGGCCGACGCGTCCTCGTCAGCCGCAAATGGTCCGGCAAGACCCTCACCGACCACCGCCACGAACGTCGCGCCTTCGTCCTGGCCCTGCTCGGCGTCGACCCCGACGACGCCACACGCGCAGACAAGACCAGCGACCGCTACGTCTGGGAACCGGTCAATCCCAACGAACTACCGCCACTATCAACGCGACTGCTCCATGCCATCAGTCAGCGCCAGACGTGGCGCTCGGCCTACGAGGCGGCCAGGAACGGCGGGCCACCGAAACCACTCCACCGCAATATGTTCGAAACCACGGAAGGTGCAGCGTGA
- a CDS encoding FtsK/SpoIIIE domain-containing protein, with the protein MLVNGTRVEDLAGTGLTTRQRYVVPLWVTVPLFLARHTARAVAWLVRHALTYWGISLPLLVLLLVWARFGRLEAVTVLVWWMALGLAWAYRWPASFSTAVAQPARGVWRWTTKYRRRWHPAMDGTGLTRMTPERQVYVPAVTRVRSTAVVDTLHLRLLHGQTPADVAARAEGLRHVYGAHRCSVIEDGPGRVRVLFYAKDPLRRIVAPLDPAPTPVLDALPVALAESGALFLLWLLGRHVLIAGASGAGKGSAVWSIVRSLAPAVRSGTVRLRGVDPKGGMELFPGRALFAEYADEDLTAMVALLERAVTDMNARKQRLKAAGLRVFVPSEDDPLEVILVDELAFLTAYAPKDVKAKVASALQVLLSQGRAVGYSVVAALQDPRKEVLPFRDLFTYRIALRLSEDSHVDMVLGDGALERGAACHLIPAGLPGIGYVRVEGAAEPVRVRFSYLTDADITDMANRWPAPGNTAWTTSTLPGSLDPDMDDIYRPGTETRSEKSTVADVYPFRYWTKGEHDLDD; encoded by the coding sequence ATGCTGGTCAACGGCACGCGGGTGGAAGACCTGGCCGGCACCGGCCTCACCACCCGACAGCGCTACGTCGTGCCCCTGTGGGTCACCGTGCCGCTCTTCCTCGCCCGGCACACGGCACGGGCCGTGGCCTGGCTGGTGCGCCACGCCCTCACGTACTGGGGAATCTCGCTGCCGCTGCTGGTTCTGCTGCTGGTCTGGGCCCGGTTCGGGCGGCTGGAGGCGGTCACCGTGCTGGTGTGGTGGATGGCCCTGGGCCTGGCATGGGCCTACCGGTGGCCGGCCTCGTTCAGCACCGCCGTCGCGCAACCGGCGCGGGGCGTGTGGCGGTGGACGACGAAGTACCGGCGCCGCTGGCACCCCGCCATGGACGGCACCGGTCTGACCCGGATGACGCCCGAGCGGCAGGTTTACGTACCGGCCGTCACCCGGGTGCGTTCCACGGCAGTGGTCGACACGCTTCACCTTCGGCTGCTGCACGGGCAGACTCCGGCGGACGTGGCGGCCCGGGCCGAGGGCCTGCGTCACGTGTACGGCGCCCACCGGTGCAGCGTCATCGAAGACGGTCCTGGGCGCGTGCGCGTGCTCTTCTACGCCAAGGACCCGCTACGCCGGATCGTCGCACCGCTGGATCCCGCCCCGACGCCGGTGCTGGATGCGTTGCCGGTGGCCCTGGCCGAGAGCGGGGCGCTGTTCCTGCTGTGGTTGCTGGGCCGGCACGTCCTGATCGCCGGGGCCTCCGGAGCAGGTAAGGGCTCGGCGGTGTGGTCGATCGTCCGCTCCCTCGCCCCGGCTGTCCGGTCGGGCACGGTCCGGCTGCGTGGGGTCGACCCGAAGGGCGGGATGGAACTGTTCCCCGGCCGGGCCCTGTTCGCCGAGTACGCCGATGAGGACCTGACCGCGATGGTGGCTCTGCTGGAGCGGGCCGTGACCGACATGAACGCTCGCAAGCAGCGTCTCAAGGCCGCCGGGCTGCGGGTGTTCGTCCCGTCCGAGGATGACCCGCTGGAAGTGATCCTGGTCGATGAGCTGGCCTTCCTGACCGCCTACGCCCCCAAGGACGTCAAGGCGAAAGTGGCTTCTGCACTGCAAGTTCTGCTCTCGCAGGGGCGCGCCGTGGGCTACAGCGTGGTGGCGGCGCTCCAGGATCCGCGCAAGGAGGTGCTGCCGTTCCGGGACCTGTTCACTTACCGGATCGCGCTGCGACTGTCCGAGGATTCCCACGTCGACATGGTCCTCGGGGACGGGGCGCTGGAGCGGGGAGCGGCCTGCCACCTGATCCCGGCTGGCCTGCCCGGCATCGGTTACGTCCGGGTGGAGGGCGCCGCCGAACCGGTCCGGGTCCGCTTCTCCTACCTCACCGATGCCGACATCACCGACATGGCCAACCGGTGGCCGGCCCCGGGCAACACGGCCTGGACCACCAGCACCCTCCCCGGCTCTCTCGACCCTGACATGGACGACATCTACCGTCCGGGCACCGAAACACGCTCTGAGAAGTCGACTGTCGCGGACGTCTACCCGTTCCGGTACTGGACGAAGGGAGAGCACGACCTTGACGACTGA